Proteins found in one Paenibacillus wynnii genomic segment:
- a CDS encoding aminotransferase class I/II-fold pyridoxal phosphate-dependent enzyme, which produces MEQRLLDQLLEIVRKQSNALELQSQVMLANGPPGTINIQKLTSQHEYEIKNGSPSISAVKNVKNEVMQLVSRITAYPLSELRVTDSLKGELGFDSLMMMELQSELRKRYPDQEVILPLEVTDLSINELIDLIDSTKELTPIKKLEPTVRQPEEEIISLSLVQPQFDVQQFPEYVDLKKRIDSAGAVNPYFRLRQGINTDTVLMDGKPYINYSSYNYLGYAGDVQMITAVQEAVAEYGTSVSASRLLSGEIPLHGELEATVSRFVGTEDALVYTAGHATNVSTIAKLVGKDDIVLHDELSHNSLIQGCLLSGAQRVSFPHNDWEALDRILTRTRSHRRRALIVIEGIYSMDGDIPDLPKFIEVKKKHQAMLYIDEAHSIGTIGATGRGICEYHGVSPSEIDILMGTLSKSFSSCGGYAAGSAAMIQFLKYLSDGFIFSAGITPANAAAALAVIQSLEKDPAPVQRLQQNAKLFLEQCKLLGLQTGLSCDTPIIPIIVGGSDRTLQLTEYLYQEGINVYPILYPAVPEEAACVRFFITANHSREQIEWTVKLVAKGIQSLEKEPVMI; this is translated from the coding sequence ATGGAACAACGTTTGTTGGATCAGCTTTTAGAAATAGTGAGGAAACAATCGAACGCTCTGGAGCTGCAAAGCCAGGTGATGCTTGCTAACGGTCCTCCAGGAACAATAAACATACAGAAATTGACGTCTCAGCATGAATATGAAATAAAGAACGGTTCTCCTTCGATCTCAGCTGTAAAGAATGTTAAGAATGAAGTCATGCAGCTGGTAAGCCGAATTACTGCTTATCCCCTTAGCGAATTGAGGGTTACCGATTCACTTAAGGGTGAGCTCGGATTTGATTCGTTGATGATGATGGAGCTTCAAAGTGAGCTCAGAAAGCGGTATCCCGACCAAGAGGTCATCCTTCCTCTGGAAGTAACTGATCTATCGATTAATGAGCTTATAGATCTGATTGACAGTACTAAAGAGCTAACGCCGATTAAAAAGCTTGAACCTACTGTAAGGCAACCTGAAGAGGAGATTATTTCTCTGTCACTGGTTCAACCACAATTTGATGTACAGCAATTCCCCGAATATGTCGATCTGAAAAAACGAATCGATTCGGCGGGTGCAGTCAATCCTTATTTCAGACTACGGCAAGGAATTAATACGGATACAGTTCTAATGGATGGTAAACCCTATATTAATTACTCGTCCTATAATTATCTTGGTTATGCAGGCGACGTTCAAATGATTACCGCAGTTCAAGAGGCAGTGGCTGAATATGGAACATCTGTATCTGCCAGCCGATTGTTATCCGGTGAGATTCCGCTTCATGGGGAGCTCGAGGCTACTGTATCCCGGTTTGTTGGAACAGAGGATGCTCTGGTCTACACAGCCGGGCATGCGACCAATGTGTCGACGATAGCGAAGCTTGTAGGTAAAGATGATATCGTACTTCATGATGAGCTGTCTCACAACAGCTTGATTCAAGGCTGCCTATTGTCGGGAGCTCAAAGGGTATCTTTTCCTCACAATGATTGGGAGGCACTAGATCGAATTTTAACTCGTACAAGAAGCCATCGCCGCCGTGCCTTAATTGTTATAGAAGGGATCTACAGTATGGATGGGGACATCCCGGATTTGCCTAAATTTATTGAGGTGAAGAAGAAACATCAAGCCATGCTCTATATTGATGAAGCTCATTCGATTGGAACAATAGGGGCTACAGGCAGAGGGATTTGCGAATACCATGGGGTGTCTCCTTCAGAAATAGATATATTGATGGGCACACTCAGTAAATCCTTCTCCAGCTGTGGAGGATATGCCGCCGGTTCAGCTGCCATGATTCAGTTTTTGAAATACTTGTCGGATGGATTTATTTTTAGTGCGGGGATTACACCGGCGAATGCGGCGGCAGCACTTGCAGTGATTCAATCTTTAGAAAAAGATCCTGCTCCGGTACAGAGGCTTCAGCAAAACGCTAAGTTATTTCTGGAGCAATGCAAGCTGCTTGGATTACAAACGGGATTAAGCTGCGACACACCGATTATCCCGATTATTGTTGGCGGCTCTGACCGCACTCTCCAACTTACTGAGTATTTGTATCAGGAAGGAATTAACGTATATCCGATACTTTACCCTGCCGTTCCTGAAGAAGCAGCCTGTGTCCGCTTTTTCATTACTGCCAATCATTCACGGGAGCAGATCGAGTGGACGGTCAAGCTGGTAGCTAAAGGAATACAATCTCTGGAAAAGGAGCCTGTAATGATATGA
- a CDS encoding M15 family metallopeptidase: MKDACRNRNGYNDIIPSAHYDIRYYGENNFVGARIDGYKAPLAILTRIAAVALKAVSDDLESKGYSLKIQDAYRPQQAVNHFVRWSQDTKDVKMKTQYYPKLDKRNLFKLGFIAKKSGHSRGSTIDLTLVNLKTGAEVDMGSPYDFFGDISFYDTNLITKQQKANRKLLKDAMVKQGFKPYTKEWWHFTLINEPYPNRYYNFNVE; the protein is encoded by the coding sequence CTGAAAGATGCCTGTAGAAATAGGAATGGGTATAATGACATAATCCCATCGGCTCATTATGATATTCGTTATTATGGGGAGAACAATTTTGTAGGAGCACGGATCGACGGATATAAGGCTCCATTAGCAATTCTGACCCGCATAGCCGCTGTAGCATTAAAGGCTGTAAGTGACGATCTCGAATCTAAAGGATATAGCTTGAAGATTCAGGATGCGTACCGTCCTCAACAAGCAGTAAATCATTTTGTTAGGTGGTCGCAGGATACAAAGGATGTGAAGATGAAGACGCAATACTATCCGAAGCTGGATAAACGCAACTTGTTCAAGCTTGGATTTATTGCGAAGAAATCAGGACACTCCAGAGGCAGCACTATTGATCTAACGCTTGTGAACCTAAAAACAGGTGCCGAGGTGGATATGGGCAGTCCGTATGATTTCTTCGGTGACATTTCTTTTTACGATACGAATCTAATTACCAAGCAACAGAAGGCGAACCGCAAGCTGCTTAAGGACGCTATGGTGAAACAAGGGTTTAAACCGTACACCAAGGAATGGTGGCATTTTACACTGATTAATGAGCCCTATCCCAATCGATATTATAACTTTAATGTAGAGTGA
- a CDS encoding DHA2 family efflux MFS transporter permease subunit translates to MEERKFRTIPILISLLLSGFIGMFSETALNVALSDLMKVLDITPSTAQWLTTAYLLTLGILVPISGLLLQWFTTRQLFVAALCLSILGTFLAAISPTFGFLLTARVVQAMGTALLLPLMFNTILVIIAPEKRGAAMGMIGLVIMVAPAIGPTIAGLLIENLSWHWIFWLSLPFLIIALFFGIIYMQNVTKVTKPSIDIMSIVLSSIGFGGIVYGFSSAGEAEGWSNPKVIISLVAGVIALGLFVFRQLSMKQPMINLRAFKYPMFVVGLLMVLICMMVILSAMLILPMYLQQGQNYSAFKAGLLLLPGGLINGLMSPLMGRLFDKYGPKWLVIPGLVIIAVSLWFFSSITATSTVIFVIVLHSALMIGVSMVFMPAQTNGINQLPMELYPDGTAIMNTLQQVAGAIGTALAVSIMTAGSKSYLSGVEDPQNPVHLLAAFTQGVQNAFIFGMIIAFAGLILSFFIKRVIIQHKSQTSMH, encoded by the coding sequence ATTGAAGAAAGAAAGTTTCGTACCATTCCCATCTTAATTTCACTGCTGCTCAGTGGATTTATTGGAATGTTTAGTGAAACGGCATTAAATGTCGCACTCAGCGACTTGATGAAGGTCCTGGATATTACACCTTCTACAGCCCAATGGCTAACAACAGCATATCTGCTTACCTTAGGAATACTAGTCCCTATTTCCGGGCTGCTGTTACAGTGGTTTACTACGAGACAGCTGTTTGTTGCCGCATTATGTTTGTCCATTCTGGGAACTTTTTTGGCGGCCATATCTCCAACCTTTGGTTTCTTACTTACCGCTAGAGTAGTTCAGGCGATGGGGACAGCACTCCTTCTGCCGCTCATGTTCAATACTATACTTGTCATTATAGCTCCTGAAAAAAGGGGCGCGGCCATGGGGATGATCGGTCTTGTCATTATGGTTGCTCCGGCTATCGGCCCTACGATTGCAGGGTTGCTGATTGAAAACCTAAGCTGGCATTGGATATTCTGGTTGTCCTTGCCGTTCCTTATTATTGCTCTGTTCTTCGGTATTATCTATATGCAGAATGTAACGAAGGTGACGAAGCCAAGTATTGATATAATGTCTATTGTACTGTCCTCCATAGGTTTCGGTGGGATTGTGTATGGTTTTAGCAGTGCCGGTGAAGCAGAAGGATGGTCAAATCCTAAAGTTATAATTTCATTGGTAGCAGGCGTTATCGCTCTTGGTTTGTTTGTTTTCCGTCAGCTATCCATGAAGCAGCCGATGATCAACCTGCGCGCTTTTAAATATCCAATGTTTGTAGTCGGTTTGTTGATGGTCTTAATCTGTATGATGGTTATTCTGTCCGCTATGCTGATTCTACCGATGTATTTACAGCAAGGACAGAACTACTCGGCCTTCAAGGCTGGATTACTACTGCTCCCCGGCGGGCTAATTAACGGATTGATGTCACCGCTCATGGGCCGCTTATTTGATAAATACGGTCCTAAATGGCTGGTCATTCCGGGATTGGTGATAATAGCGGTATCCTTGTGGTTCTTCTCCAGTATCACTGCCACTTCAACGGTAATATTCGTAATCGTACTGCATAGTGCGCTGATGATCGGCGTATCCATGGTATTCATGCCGGCACAAACGAATGGTATTAATCAATTACCGATGGAACTGTATCCGGACGGTACGGCTATTATGAATACTCTGCAACAGGTAGCCGGTGCCATTGGTACTGCGCTCGCGGTTAGTATTATGACAGCCGGTTCTAAAAGCTACTTATCCGGAGTAGAAGATCCCCAAAATCCAGTTCACTTATTAGCAGCCTTCACACAGGGTGTACAAAACGCCTTTATATTTGGCATGATCATTGCGTTTGCGGGTCTGATCCTCTCATTCTTTATCAAGCGAGTTATCATTCAGCACAAGAGTCAGACGTCGATGCATTAA
- a CDS encoding 4'-phosphopantetheinyl transferase family protein, protein MQVIAVSLGSGSAFSISELLPYLSSEHRLVSRRLKREDDLRRSIIGDIMVRLIAMDIEGLRNDEIRIEKGVFGKPRLQHMREPWEFNLSHSGNWVVGIVGRKGHRVGIDIQKMGVVNPSLPRYTMSPSEMQKYLSLNPNEQKQYFYELWTRKESYLKMEGIGITVPLGSVFSNESSMNSELASPKNGNPVYFKQYSLDSSYKLTACSTDSRFPGECLVVRSSDLAEVFLRRCREQSAQTCSGVNDKLTEFVPIEAEVEERGLQLQ, encoded by the coding sequence ATGCAGGTCATAGCAGTGTCACTTGGATCAGGATCTGCCTTTTCAATATCGGAGCTTCTGCCTTACCTATCATCAGAGCACAGGCTCGTGAGCAGACGGCTGAAACGTGAGGATGATTTGCGGAGATCTATAATCGGAGATATTATGGTTCGATTGATCGCCATGGATATCGAGGGACTGCGTAACGATGAAATTCGTATTGAAAAAGGAGTGTTTGGAAAGCCGCGGCTTCAACATATGCGTGAACCATGGGAATTTAACCTCTCACACTCCGGGAACTGGGTTGTTGGGATTGTGGGTCGAAAAGGCCATCGTGTCGGTATTGATATTCAGAAGATGGGTGTTGTAAATCCTTCCCTTCCTAGATATACAATGTCACCTTCAGAAATGCAGAAGTACCTTTCCTTGAATCCCAATGAACAGAAGCAGTATTTCTATGAGTTGTGGACGCGGAAAGAGAGCTATCTAAAGATGGAGGGAATTGGTATAACGGTTCCGTTGGGATCTGTTTTTTCAAATGAGAGTTCAATGAATTCTGAATTAGCTTCTCCTAAGAACGGAAACCCGGTTTACTTCAAGCAGTATTCACTTGACTCCAGTTATAAGCTTACTGCTTGCTCAACAGATTCCCGTTTTCCTGGTGAATGTTTGGTTGTAAGATCCTCGGACTTGGCTGAGGTATTCCTCCGCCGCTGCCGAGAACAATCGGCACAGACCTGCTCGGGAGTGAATGATAAGCTTACGGAGTTCGTCCCTATAGAGGCTGAAGTTGAAGAGAGAGGATTACAGCTTCAGTAA
- a CDS encoding DUF6054 family protein: MSVIHSFNLSLSPVEALSLVKAGLGENTELIHEELNNMGPDLSIGTLIYERYFHRSGNQAGLVIIIDNLQGVTNVRLISVGSSGSKYFKIDWGAGKSFASSVEKILFMYIID, encoded by the coding sequence ATGTCTGTTATACATAGCTTCAATCTTAGTCTCTCTCCGGTAGAAGCCCTGTCTTTAGTCAAGGCTGGGCTGGGGGAGAATACAGAGTTAATTCATGAGGAACTAAATAATATGGGGCCAGATCTATCTATAGGCACATTGATTTATGAACGTTATTTTCACAGATCTGGTAATCAGGCAGGACTTGTGATCATTATTGATAATTTGCAGGGAGTCACTAATGTTCGGTTAATTTCGGTAGGGAGCTCAGGCAGTAAGTATTTTAAAATAGATTGGGGTGCTGGCAAGAGCTTTGCCTCGTCCGTGGAGAAGATATTATTCATGTATATAATCGATTGA
- a CDS encoding type I polyketide synthase: MNLVEIRNWLVEQIAEATDVSKDIVQIDEPFLHLGLDSVKAVMVTGQIEEKLHVVCSPTMFYDYPTIEQLARYLHDGASSSERILPVQISHSEEAEDIAIVGLSCRFPGAESPEEFWNNLLEGKQSISEIPSSRWDLAEYYSDNLEDKGKMYTRWGGFLERIRQFDAGCFGISPLEAEVMDPQQRMLMEQSWLAFEDAGIRPSELENSDVGVFVGISTNDYSKLQHQPTRITAYHGTGNASSIAANRLSYFYNFTGPSIALDTACSSSLVALHQACRSLKEGESSMALVGGVNLILHPGLYVNFSKARMMSESGRCHTFDKRADGYVRGEGCGMVVLRKLSEAVAKGDRIYALIKGSAVNQDGRSNGLTAPRGTSQQKVVERAISQAGLGVNEIGYIETHGTGTKLGDPIEVNALKEVFAHKNIGNCHLGAVKTNIGHLEAAAGIAGLIKVCLMFRHQIIAPHPDLQTINEHISLEGTALTIPTKPIEWKDKTKNAGISSFGFGGTNAHVILQSYRMPKRLGARPYRYNGHLLTISAKSEASLREMQESYAQFLESNSTNLNLINLCYSAHCKRDLFPYRVTVAGRTSEELLTQLRAAEGKAISRIPGKIAFVYGGQGSQYPQMARELFQSSPVFQQALSSGLSALDQETSDEVLQILFGGDTTLNEKIHQTEYTQISLFLIQYALTRLWNSFGIFPDYVMGHSIGEYAAACQAGMIELEDAVKLVRIRGKLMGSTPVLGEMATVQSSEQNIRSLISEKGFSLSVAAVNAPNQTVISGTTEEIDSFGELLKAQSVPFKKLTVSNAFHSSLMDPILEEFQQTAKEVQYRSGHIPLISNLNGQPCHEISPEYLRDHLRGTVRFHDCICFFREEKVAVIEIGPGGLIKMARRHVKGDLVWGSSLDREGDDWGVIHQSLTMLADRGLAIDWNGYYTPLQPELAKLPSYVFNRREYWMEEDSNVVQSGEPVIHPDVLEIMNHHLETIHNQSTYKLKRG, encoded by the coding sequence ATGAACTTAGTAGAAATAAGGAATTGGTTGGTCGAGCAAATTGCGGAGGCTACTGATGTATCTAAGGATATCGTCCAAATAGATGAACCTTTCCTACACCTAGGTCTCGATTCAGTGAAAGCAGTAATGGTTACAGGCCAAATCGAGGAGAAGCTGCATGTTGTCTGCTCCCCTACGATGTTTTACGATTATCCGACGATTGAGCAGTTGGCACGTTATTTACATGATGGAGCATCATCATCTGAACGCATACTTCCAGTACAGATTAGCCATTCGGAGGAAGCGGAGGATATTGCTATAGTAGGACTCTCCTGCCGCTTTCCCGGTGCAGAGTCACCGGAGGAATTCTGGAACAATCTACTAGAAGGTAAGCAGTCAATCTCCGAGATTCCATCATCCCGTTGGGATCTTGCAGAATATTACAGTGATAATCTTGAGGACAAAGGGAAGATGTATACCCGTTGGGGCGGTTTTTTGGAGCGGATTCGTCAGTTTGATGCGGGGTGCTTCGGGATTTCACCGCTGGAAGCCGAGGTTATGGACCCGCAGCAGCGAATGCTGATGGAGCAAAGCTGGCTGGCTTTTGAAGATGCGGGAATAAGACCTTCCGAGCTTGAAAATAGTGATGTCGGTGTATTCGTGGGCATCAGCACTAACGATTACTCTAAGCTGCAGCATCAGCCTACGCGGATTACCGCTTATCATGGGACCGGCAATGCTTCGAGCATAGCAGCCAACAGGCTATCTTACTTTTATAACTTTACGGGTCCAAGTATTGCACTGGATACGGCATGTTCCTCATCCCTAGTAGCACTACACCAGGCTTGCCGCAGCTTGAAAGAGGGGGAGAGCAGCATGGCTTTGGTTGGGGGAGTGAATCTTATCCTGCACCCGGGCTTATATGTTAATTTCTCAAAGGCACGGATGATGTCGGAGAGCGGACGATGTCATACCTTTGATAAGCGTGCTGACGGTTATGTGCGGGGAGAAGGCTGTGGCATGGTTGTACTGCGTAAACTCAGTGAGGCCGTGGCGAAGGGTGACCGAATATACGCGCTGATCAAAGGCTCCGCAGTGAACCAAGACGGCCGCAGCAATGGATTAACCGCACCTCGGGGCACCTCCCAGCAGAAGGTTGTTGAACGGGCTATTTCTCAAGCGGGTCTTGGTGTTAACGAGATTGGGTATATCGAGACGCATGGGACAGGAACGAAACTGGGCGACCCTATTGAAGTAAATGCATTAAAGGAAGTATTTGCACACAAAAATATAGGGAACTGCCATCTAGGTGCTGTAAAAACCAACATTGGACATCTTGAGGCTGCAGCCGGAATCGCAGGATTGATTAAGGTCTGCCTGATGTTCCGTCACCAAATCATTGCTCCACATCCGGATTTACAGACGATAAATGAACACATCTCATTAGAAGGAACAGCACTAACAATTCCAACAAAGCCAATCGAATGGAAAGACAAGACGAAGAATGCAGGAATCAGCTCTTTCGGTTTCGGGGGAACAAATGCTCATGTAATCCTACAGTCTTATCGTATGCCCAAAAGGTTAGGGGCGCGGCCTTACAGGTACAATGGACATTTATTAACCATTTCAGCCAAAAGCGAGGCATCGCTTCGTGAAATGCAGGAGTCCTATGCCCAGTTTCTAGAGTCAAATTCCACCAATCTTAATCTTATTAATCTCTGCTATTCCGCACACTGCAAGAGGGACTTGTTCCCCTATAGAGTAACTGTTGCCGGACGGACAAGCGAAGAGCTCCTTACTCAACTAAGAGCAGCAGAAGGTAAGGCCATCAGTAGAATCCCAGGTAAAATAGCTTTTGTCTATGGGGGGCAAGGTTCCCAGTATCCACAAATGGCCCGAGAATTGTTTCAAAGTTCTCCTGTATTCCAGCAAGCTTTATCCAGCGGATTAAGTGCTCTTGATCAAGAAACTTCAGATGAGGTTCTTCAAATTCTATTTGGCGGAGATACAACCCTGAATGAGAAAATCCATCAGACGGAGTATACGCAAATCTCACTGTTTCTAATTCAATACGCACTTACTCGGTTGTGGAACAGCTTTGGGATTTTCCCCGATTATGTAATGGGTCATAGTATCGGTGAATACGCGGCCGCCTGTCAGGCTGGAATGATAGAGCTTGAGGATGCTGTAAAGCTTGTGCGCATTCGCGGTAAGTTAATGGGTTCTACTCCTGTATTGGGGGAGATGGCAACCGTTCAAAGTTCGGAACAAAACATTCGATCATTAATTTCGGAAAAAGGATTTTCGTTATCCGTAGCAGCAGTTAATGCGCCGAATCAGACGGTTATTTCAGGAACAACCGAGGAGATAGATTCATTTGGAGAACTGCTGAAGGCTCAGAGTGTTCCTTTTAAAAAGCTGACCGTATCCAATGCATTTCACTCCAGCCTAATGGACCCTATTCTGGAGGAATTCCAACAAACGGCCAAAGAGGTACAATATCGTTCGGGACATATACCCTTAATTTCTAATCTGAACGGTCAGCCATGTCATGAGATATCCCCTGAATACTTAAGGGATCACCTGCGAGGAACGGTTCGGTTTCATGATTGTATATGCTTCTTCAGAGAAGAGAAGGTCGCAGTTATTGAAATCGGCCCGGGCGGTCTGATTAAGATGGCCCGGCGTCATGTAAAGGGCGACCTTGTTTGGGGATCGAGCTTGGATAGAGAAGGGGACGATTGGGGAGTCATCCATCAGAGCCTTACAATGTTGGCAGATCGGGGATTAGCAATAGATTGGAACGGTTATTATACACCGCTTCAACCTGAATTAGCTAAGCTGCCTTCATATGTCTTCAATCGCCGTGAATATTGGATGGAAGAAGATTCAAATGTTGTTCAATCGGGTGAACCTGTCATACACCCTGATGTATTGGAGATCATGAATCATCATCTTGAAACCATTCATAACCAAAGCACATATAAGTTGAAAAGGGGATAA
- a CDS encoding TetR/AcrR family transcriptional regulator produces the protein MSNKPNSREAILDTASRLFFTQGYHATGLNQIIKDSDSPKGSLYHYFPKGKEELALTCINRTSEVVAQKLRNHIEISGSTTEAMVEFIQGMAMDAVQTSFKGIVPFSFWLAVETSCISEELRSACQSVFKDWQDVVMLRLMEEGVEERSAADKASVVISLFEGALLQTLTYRDEGPLLAAAKMIPVLLG, from the coding sequence ATGTCCAACAAGCCTAACTCACGTGAGGCGATTCTCGATACGGCTTCAAGATTGTTCTTCACACAAGGCTATCACGCAACAGGTCTGAATCAGATTATTAAGGATAGTGATTCCCCTAAGGGTTCCTTATATCATTATTTCCCAAAAGGGAAGGAGGAACTGGCTTTAACCTGTATTAACCGTACTAGTGAAGTTGTTGCTCAGAAGCTAAGGAACCATATCGAAATCAGTGGGAGCACAACAGAAGCGATGGTGGAATTTATTCAAGGAATGGCGATGGATGCGGTGCAAACGTCGTTTAAGGGAATAGTTCCCTTCAGTTTCTGGTTAGCGGTGGAGACATCCTGTATTAGTGAGGAACTGAGATCCGCATGTCAATCCGTTTTTAAAGACTGGCAGGATGTCGTTATGCTTCGACTCATGGAAGAAGGTGTTGAGGAACGGTCTGCTGCGGATAAGGCCTCCGTTGTCATCTCTTTATTTGAGGGAGCGCTGCTTCAGACACTTACTTACCGGGATGAAGGCCCGTTGCTTGCAGCGGCTAAGATGATTCCTGTATTGCTTGGCTAA
- a CDS encoding NAD-dependent epimerase/dehydratase family protein, which translates to MNLVIGGNGGLGLAITEELLSKGKAVTATYHHSKEALTSLKASHLTMRPFDIKVDQTLEPLLSGVKTVYFCLNVPYQDWYSVMPQALKRITQSLKPNQHLVFPGNVYGYGKFQYVPADEDHPKAALTRKGKLRNQLEELLKEQAGSQGFRYVIPRYPDYYGPNVTNRVFGPIFTGALKAKTISWPGNLHVPHDLIYIRDAAKAAVLLADSGESGEWHVSGGGAMEGQQFLNIVQDAAGSSRKSRTLPSWAVGLAGIFDKEAKEFHELLYEFQYPLMLNEAKFTKRFPSYAATPHPEAVKETLSWFRSIPK; encoded by the coding sequence ATGAACCTTGTTATTGGGGGGAATGGTGGACTAGGATTGGCGATTACGGAAGAGCTTTTGTCCAAAGGAAAGGCCGTGACAGCTACCTATCATCATTCAAAAGAGGCTTTAACCAGCCTTAAGGCATCTCACCTTACGATGAGACCCTTTGATATTAAGGTGGATCAAACGCTGGAACCACTATTAAGTGGTGTTAAGACGGTGTACTTTTGTTTAAACGTGCCTTATCAGGATTGGTATTCGGTTATGCCGCAGGCACTCAAGCGTATTACCCAAAGCCTTAAGCCCAATCAACACCTTGTATTTCCGGGGAACGTCTACGGTTACGGTAAATTTCAATATGTACCTGCTGATGAGGATCATCCCAAAGCGGCACTAACTCGTAAGGGTAAACTCCGCAATCAGCTGGAGGAATTATTGAAAGAGCAAGCAGGCAGTCAAGGTTTCCGTTATGTGATCCCTCGCTACCCCGATTATTACGGTCCAAACGTGACCAATAGAGTATTTGGTCCCATATTTACGGGCGCGTTAAAGGCCAAAACCATCTCCTGGCCGGGAAATCTGCATGTACCGCATGATCTAATCTATATCCGGGATGCCGCTAAGGCGGCTGTGCTGCTAGCTGATAGCGGCGAAAGCGGAGAATGGCATGTGTCGGGTGGAGGGGCAATGGAGGGACAGCAATTTCTCAATATTGTTCAAGATGCGGCGGGCAGTTCTAGGAAAAGCAGAACCTTGCCTAGCTGGGCTGTTGGATTGGCCGGAATCTTCGACAAGGAAGCCAAAGAATTTCATGAGCTTCTGTATGAATTTCAGTATCCCTTAATGTTAAATGAGGCTAAATTCACGAAGCGATTTCCGTCGTATGCAGCTACACCACACCCAGAAGCTGTCAAAGAAACATTAAGTTGGTTTCGGTCCATCCCGAAGTGA
- a CDS encoding PadR family transcriptional regulator: MSRNNSMVTEQLTDSAYYILLSLLVPRHGYAIMKYVEELTEGEVTIGPATLYTLIKKMVAADYITAGDIEDDRRKPYCVTEKGKQIIDNDMERRSRMARHGINAIQQAKEVSDHEKK; encoded by the coding sequence TTGTCTAGAAATAATTCAATGGTCACTGAGCAATTGACGGACTCAGCTTATTACATCTTACTATCGCTGCTAGTTCCACGTCATGGATACGCGATTATGAAATACGTTGAAGAGCTAACAGAAGGTGAAGTAACCATAGGGCCAGCAACTTTATACACCTTAATTAAGAAAATGGTTGCTGCAGATTATATTACGGCTGGAGATATAGAGGATGATCGGCGTAAGCCTTATTGTGTAACCGAGAAAGGGAAGCAGATTATTGACAATGATATGGAGCGGCGTTCAAGGATGGCTAGACATGGTATAAATGCTATTCAACAAGCCAAGGAGGTTAGTGATCATGAGAAGAAATAA